The following are encoded together in the Dyella terrae genome:
- a CDS encoding DUF2239 family protein has product MNQPHMAQHNERNVRLLPRHWAWLEAQPRGVHASLRLLVEMASRDMDGYFRAVRIKEECYLYMRDMAGDRPHFEEAVRAMFANDADGLQQQMTSWPAPVRTHINALLAATQVNVIGKEST; this is encoded by the coding sequence ATGAACCAACCGCACATGGCACAACACAACGAACGCAATGTCCGCCTGCTTCCCCGTCATTGGGCGTGGCTTGAGGCGCAGCCGCGTGGCGTCCACGCGAGCTTGCGCCTGCTGGTGGAAATGGCCAGCCGGGATATGGACGGCTATTTCCGCGCAGTGCGAATCAAGGAGGAGTGCTACCTGTACATGCGTGACATGGCGGGCGACCGCCCCCATTTCGAAGAAGCCGTTCGCGCGATGTTCGCTAACGACGCCGATGGATTGCAGCAACAGATGACGTCCTGGCCCGCGCCTGTGCGCACGCACATCAACGCGCTGTTGGCCGCAACGCAGGTAAACGTCATCGGCAAAGAGAGCACGTGA
- a CDS encoding GIY-YIG nuclease family protein, protein MDRSRRKALTQSYKLALPPMGIYAVRNLASGRMLVDQSTNLTGALNRHRTELKLGSHRNKALMDDWRAHGETGFVFEVLEKIEERPEPDFDYKAEMTRLLALWHTRVPPGSAASYL, encoded by the coding sequence ATGGATCGCTCAAGGCGCAAGGCACTCACCCAGTCCTACAAGCTGGCGCTGCCGCCAATGGGCATCTACGCCGTTCGGAATCTGGCCAGCGGGCGAATGCTGGTGGATCAGAGCACCAACCTGACCGGCGCCCTCAATCGCCATCGGACTGAGCTGAAGCTCGGCAGCCATCGCAACAAGGCGCTCATGGACGATTGGCGCGCACACGGTGAAACAGGCTTTGTGTTCGAGGTGCTGGAGAAGATCGAGGAGCGACCGGAGCCGGACTTTGACTACAAGGCCGAGATGACCCGACTTCTCGCTCTGTGGCACACCCGCGTGCCACCCGGGTCTGCGGCTTCCTACCTCTAG
- a CDS encoding aldo/keto reductase, with product MEYRHLGASGFKVPVLSFGTGTFGGKGDFFGAWGNTDVAEAKRLVDICLDAGLTLFDSADIYSNGVAESVLGEAIKGRRDRVLISTKATFRFSDEPNDVGSSRFHLLKSCDAALKRLGTDYIDLFQLHGFDAKTPVEETLSTLDDLVRAGKIRYVGVSNFSGWHLMKSLAVADRYGYPRYVANQAYYSLIGRDYEWEQMPLGIDQGVGAVVWSPLGWGRLTGKIRRGATLPETSRLHKTGDMGPQVSDEYLYRVIDALDDIAAETGKTVPQIALNWLLQRPTVSTVVIGARNEEQLKQNLGAVGWNLTKEQVAKLDAASAVTPAYPYWHQQGFQERNPSPV from the coding sequence ATGGAATATCGGCATCTGGGTGCATCAGGCTTCAAAGTGCCCGTACTCAGCTTCGGCACCGGCACGTTCGGTGGCAAAGGCGACTTCTTCGGCGCCTGGGGCAATACCGACGTCGCGGAAGCCAAGCGTCTGGTGGACATCTGTCTCGACGCCGGGCTGACCCTGTTCGACAGCGCGGACATCTACTCCAACGGCGTGGCCGAATCGGTGCTTGGCGAGGCCATCAAGGGCCGTCGCGATCGCGTGCTTATCTCCACCAAGGCCACGTTCCGCTTCAGCGACGAACCAAACGATGTGGGCTCCTCGCGCTTCCATTTGCTGAAGTCCTGCGATGCCGCCCTCAAGCGCCTGGGCACCGATTACATCGACCTGTTCCAATTGCACGGCTTCGATGCGAAGACGCCCGTGGAAGAAACACTGTCCACGCTCGATGACCTCGTACGCGCGGGCAAGATCCGCTACGTGGGCGTGTCGAACTTCTCCGGCTGGCACCTGATGAAGTCCCTTGCCGTGGCCGATCGCTACGGTTACCCGCGTTACGTCGCCAACCAGGCGTACTACTCGCTGATCGGTCGCGATTACGAGTGGGAACAGATGCCGCTGGGTATCGACCAAGGTGTTGGCGCTGTCGTGTGGAGCCCGCTGGGCTGGGGCCGTCTGACCGGCAAGATTCGTCGTGGCGCCACGCTGCCCGAGACGAGCCGGCTACACAAGACCGGCGATATGGGGCCGCAGGTAAGCGACGAATATCTCTACCGCGTGATCGATGCGCTGGATGATATCGCGGCAGAAACAGGCAAGACCGTGCCGCAGATCGCGCTGAACTGGCTGCTGCAGCGCCCGACGGTGTCGACCGTGGTGATCGGCGCGCGCAACGAGGAACAACTGAAGCAGAACCTCGGCGCGGTGGGTTGGAACCTCACCAAGGAACAGGTGGCGAAGCTGGATGCCGCGAGTGCCGTGACGCCGGCATACCCGTACTGGCACCAACAGGGTTTCCAAGAGCGCAATCCTTCGCCAGTGTAA
- the pgm gene encoding phosphoglucomutase (alpha-D-glucose-1,6-bisphosphate-dependent), whose product MSSRLSSLAGKSAPEAQLVDVARLRGAYIDLRPDVGVPSQRVAFGTSGHRGSSFDHSFNEWHVLAITQAICEYRAGKGIDGPLFIGIDTHALSQPALESSLEVLAANGVHTMVSKGGEYTPTPAISHAILTYNRGRTSGLADGIVVTPSHNPPDGGGFKYNPPNGGPADTDITGWVQKRANALIEGGLRDVRRVPLAEALRASTTHEHDYLDAYVSDLANVIDFDAIRASGVHLGVDPLGGSGVHYWAPIAERYGIDLTVVSDVVDPTFRFMSVDWDGKIRMDPSSSYAMQRLIGLKDSYDVAFACDTDHDRHGIVTRSTGLLLPNHYLSVLVDYLFRHRPQWRSDAAVGKTLVSSALIDRVAKRLGRRLYEVPVGFKWFVDGLFDGSLGFGGEESAGASFLRRDGGVWSTDKDGIASALMSAEIAARAGKDPGELYREMTHELGRPVSERVDAPANPEQKARLSKLSPDQVKSTQLAGEKIEAVLDRAPGNGAAIGGIKVASANGWFAARPSGTEDIYKIYAESFKDEAHLQRLLEEAQAMVDEALNAG is encoded by the coding sequence ATGAGCAGTCGCCTCAGTTCACTGGCCGGCAAGTCGGCTCCCGAAGCCCAGTTGGTGGACGTTGCCCGACTGCGTGGCGCTTACATCGATCTGCGCCCTGATGTGGGCGTGCCCAGCCAGCGCGTGGCCTTCGGCACGTCCGGCCATCGCGGCAGTTCGTTCGATCACAGCTTCAACGAATGGCATGTGCTGGCCATTACCCAGGCCATCTGCGAATACCGCGCAGGGAAGGGTATCGACGGCCCGCTGTTCATCGGCATCGACACACATGCGCTGTCGCAACCCGCGCTGGAAAGCTCGCTGGAAGTGCTTGCCGCGAACGGCGTGCACACCATGGTTTCCAAGGGTGGCGAATACACGCCGACACCGGCGATCTCGCACGCCATTCTCACTTACAACCGCGGCCGCACGAGCGGGCTGGCCGATGGCATCGTGGTGACGCCCTCCCACAATCCGCCCGATGGCGGCGGCTTCAAGTACAACCCGCCCAATGGCGGTCCGGCGGATACGGACATCACAGGCTGGGTGCAGAAGCGCGCGAACGCGTTGATCGAAGGCGGCTTGCGCGACGTGCGTCGTGTGCCACTGGCCGAGGCACTGCGTGCATCGACCACGCACGAGCATGACTATCTCGACGCCTATGTTTCCGATCTGGCAAACGTGATCGACTTCGATGCGATCCGTGCCAGCGGTGTGCATCTTGGCGTCGATCCGCTCGGCGGCTCCGGCGTGCATTACTGGGCGCCGATCGCCGAACGCTACGGCATCGACCTGACGGTGGTCAGCGACGTGGTGGATCCCACCTTTCGTTTCATGAGCGTCGACTGGGACGGCAAGATCCGCATGGATCCTTCGTCCTCGTACGCCATGCAGCGCCTGATCGGTCTGAAGGACAGCTACGACGTGGCCTTCGCCTGCGACACCGACCATGACCGCCACGGCATCGTCACGCGCAGCACAGGGCTGCTGCTGCCCAATCACTATCTTTCCGTGCTGGTGGATTACCTGTTCCGCCATCGCCCACAGTGGCGCAGCGACGCCGCCGTGGGTAAGACGCTGGTCAGCTCCGCACTGATCGATCGGGTGGCGAAGCGGCTCGGCCGCCGCCTTTACGAAGTGCCGGTGGGCTTCAAGTGGTTCGTTGACGGTTTGTTCGACGGATCGCTCGGCTTTGGCGGCGAAGAAAGCGCGGGCGCGTCCTTCTTGCGTCGCGATGGTGGCGTGTGGAGCACCGACAAGGACGGTATCGCCTCGGCGCTGATGTCGGCGGAAATCGCTGCGCGCGCGGGCAAGGATCCGGGCGAGCTGTATCGCGAGATGACCCACGAGTTGGGCCGCCCGGTATCCGAACGCGTTGACGCGCCGGCCAACCCTGAGCAGAAGGCCAGGCTTTCGAAGCTGTCGCCCGACCAGGTGAAGAGCACGCAGCTTGCCGGCGAAAAGATCGAGGCGGTGTTGGATCGTGCGCCGGGCAATGGCGCAGCTATCGGCGGTATCAAAGTCGCCTCGGCCAATGGCTGGTTCGCCGCGCGTCCGTCGGGCACCGAGGACATCTACAAGATCTATGCGGAAAGCTTCAAGGACGAGGCACATCTGCAGCGCCTGCTGGAAGAAGCGCAGGCCATGGTGGATGAGGCGCTCAACGCAGGCTGA
- a CDS encoding DksA/TraR family C4-type zinc finger protein: MATGWAGDGAVQDQIDATVEDAVKRARSRLQKGPGLTHCEECDAAIPEARRQAVPGVRLCVNCQTTHDQEDAFSGYNRRGSKDSQLR; the protein is encoded by the coding sequence ATGGCAACAGGTTGGGCCGGCGACGGCGCCGTGCAGGATCAGATCGACGCGACCGTGGAAGATGCGGTGAAGCGTGCACGCAGCCGTCTGCAGAAAGGCCCCGGGCTTACTCATTGCGAAGAGTGCGACGCAGCGATCCCGGAAGCGCGGCGTCAGGCGGTGCCGGGCGTGCGCCTGTGCGTCAACTGCCAAACCACGCACGACCAGGAAGACGCATTCAGCGGGTATAACCGCCGTGGCAGCAAGGACAGCCAATTGCGCTGA
- a CDS encoding GNAT family N-acetyltransferase: MSWHLHSIDEPDAADRDAIAAPLLAYNQSKVPTLDIRPLVIALRDEHGYTVGGLWGETALDWLHVDLLAVPESMRGQDVGTALMQRGEQIARERGCVGAWLDTFAFQARGFYEKLGYTVFGEIPDHPVGGARYFLRKRF; this comes from the coding sequence ATGTCCTGGCACCTGCACAGCATCGATGAGCCTGATGCCGCCGATCGCGACGCCATTGCCGCTCCCTTGCTGGCCTATAACCAGAGTAAGGTACCCACGCTGGACATCCGGCCGCTGGTGATCGCGCTGCGCGACGAGCATGGCTATACGGTTGGCGGCCTGTGGGGCGAAACCGCGCTCGACTGGCTGCACGTCGATCTCCTCGCCGTCCCGGAATCCATGCGTGGCCAGGATGTCGGCACGGCGCTCATGCAGCGCGGCGAGCAGATCGCCCGGGAGCGTGGTTGTGTGGGGGCATGGCTCGACACCTTTGCGTTCCAGGCGCGCGGTTTCTACGAGAAGCTGGGTTACACCGTATTCGGCGAAATTCCGGACCATCCGGTGGGTGGCGCACGCTACTTCCTGCGCAAACGGTTCTGA
- a CDS encoding efflux transporter outer membrane subunit, which produces MRSIALPAAIALSLVLAGCATSRGLHTTGTMTDPGNLKSERSLADVQLSPTAWPKQDWWVGYGDPQLTALIEEALKNNPSLDQAQARARQAQAIADSVNASRKPQAGFDASITGADLSKKNPLYPEYVLGKFAWSKSLTADFSWDLDLWGGKRAAWEGALGRSRAAEIDAYAARIELSVNVARAYVQLSYAFAEKDVADAELERSSRTLDVTRKLVKGGLDTPQQEHLADSQLAGAEQQKVAADRAIDAARSSLSVLLGQGPDRGLAIERPHMADHGPAVLPDKLPVDLLGRRADLVAARWEIEASSKEVKSAKKEFLPNISVSAMAGLIAVGASTNVLSLQARQYAFGPALSLPIFDGGRRRANLAAADAGYDAMVARYNGLLISALNDVSDQVSALNSVRQQIVLEKRSVDDAQKSWDDALKAYQGGLRGPLTPLTSRQQLLVAQQRLALLESQQTDISIRLIEALGGGFDGSSDVAEINGSTAVPPQASTTPDAAR; this is translated from the coding sequence ATGCGTTCCATTGCCCTTCCTGCCGCCATTGCGCTCAGCCTCGTCCTTGCCGGTTGCGCGACCAGTCGCGGCCTGCATACCACGGGCACCATGACCGACCCGGGCAACCTGAAATCCGAGCGCAGCCTGGCCGATGTGCAACTCAGCCCCACCGCGTGGCCGAAGCAGGATTGGTGGGTGGGCTATGGCGATCCGCAGCTCACCGCGCTGATTGAAGAGGCACTGAAGAACAACCCCAGCCTGGACCAGGCGCAGGCGCGCGCACGGCAAGCACAGGCTATCGCCGACAGCGTCAACGCCAGCCGCAAGCCGCAGGCGGGTTTTGATGCATCAATCACCGGCGCCGACCTGTCGAAGAAGAACCCGCTCTATCCCGAGTATGTGCTCGGCAAGTTCGCCTGGAGCAAATCGCTCACCGCGGATTTCTCATGGGATCTCGACCTGTGGGGCGGCAAGCGAGCCGCCTGGGAAGGCGCGTTGGGCCGCAGCCGCGCGGCCGAGATCGATGCTTACGCCGCACGCATCGAGTTGTCGGTGAACGTGGCTCGCGCCTATGTGCAGCTGAGCTATGCGTTTGCCGAGAAAGACGTGGCCGACGCTGAACTCGAGCGCTCCAGCCGCACCCTTGATGTCACGCGCAAGCTGGTGAAGGGCGGCCTCGACACGCCGCAGCAGGAACATCTCGCTGACTCGCAGTTGGCGGGTGCCGAGCAGCAGAAGGTGGCTGCTGACCGTGCTATCGATGCTGCGCGCAGCAGCCTGTCGGTGCTGTTGGGGCAGGGGCCGGATCGCGGTCTCGCCATCGAGCGTCCGCATATGGCTGACCACGGCCCGGCCGTGCTGCCCGACAAGCTGCCGGTGGATCTGCTCGGTCGCCGTGCAGACCTGGTGGCGGCGCGCTGGGAAATCGAAGCATCCAGCAAAGAGGTCAAATCCGCCAAGAAGGAATTCCTGCCGAACATCAGCGTTTCGGCCATGGCCGGGCTGATCGCCGTAGGCGCGAGCACCAATGTGCTCTCGCTGCAGGCGCGGCAGTACGCGTTTGGCCCGGCGCTGAGCCTGCCGATCTTCGATGGTGGCCGTCGCCGTGCGAACCTGGCAGCAGCGGACGCGGGCTACGACGCCATGGTGGCTCGCTACAACGGCCTGCTGATCAGTGCGCTCAACGACGTCTCCGATCAGGTCTCCGCGCTCAACTCCGTCCGTCAGCAGATCGTGCTGGAGAAGCGCTCCGTGGATGACGCCCAGAAGAGCTGGGACGATGCGTTGAAGGCCTATCAGGGCGGTCTGCGGGGTCCGCTGACGCCACTCACCAGCCGCCAGCAGTTGCTGGTGGCACAGCAGCGCCTTGCCCTGCTGGAGAGCCAGCAGACCGACATTTCCATCCGCCTGATCGAGGCCCTGGGTGGTGGTTTCGATGGCAGCAGCGACGTGGCCGAGATCAACGGGTCCACGGCAGTGCCGCCACAGGCATCGACCACGCCGGACGCCGCGCGTTGA
- a CDS encoding OsmC family protein — translation MPKVSSASIVSTDSHYLHHIEAGHFKLDTDEPVKLGGKGTGPAPFDYYLASLAACTAITLRMYAERKGWELGEFRAELQLDRDDEGRLHVMRTLHATGPLTDGQWDRLLEIVANTPVTKAMREGVDIASRRGDISPST, via the coding sequence ATGCCCAAAGTTTCGTCTGCCAGCATTGTTTCGACGGATAGCCATTACCTTCATCACATCGAAGCCGGCCATTTCAAACTCGATACCGACGAACCCGTGAAACTCGGCGGGAAAGGCACGGGCCCAGCGCCATTCGACTACTACCTGGCATCACTCGCCGCGTGCACGGCGATCACCCTGCGCATGTATGCCGAGCGCAAGGGCTGGGAGCTTGGCGAGTTCCGTGCGGAGCTCCAGCTCGATCGCGACGATGAGGGACGCTTGCACGTCATGCGCACACTGCACGCCACCGGCCCGTTGACGGACGGACAATGGGATCGCCTGCTGGAGATCGTCGCCAATACACCGGTCACCAAGGCGATGCGCGAAGGCGTGGACATTGCCAGCCGTCGCGGCGACATCTCTCCATCGACCTGA